DNA sequence from the Oryza brachyantha chromosome 5, ObraRS2, whole genome shotgun sequence genome:
ATGTCTTCAACAACAAGAATGGACCGGTTAGTCATCCCAACAAGAAGCCTTCTGAGCTCCGAGTTTGAATCGACCTCAGTCAGCTCGAGATCATATATGTCAAACTTGAGGTGGTTCGCCATGGCTGCGATCAAGCTGGACTTGCCAGTCCCAGGTGGGCCATACAGCAGGTAACCCCTCTTCCATGCCTTGCCAATCCTCTTGTAGTAATCCTTTCTCTTGATGAACCTATCGAGGTCATCGATAATGGACTGTTTCAGCTTCTGGTCCATGGCAAGCGTGTCGAATGTGGATGGGTGGTGGAGATCGATTGGAGACCATGAGTCTGAGTATTCATTCATGTATATCTGGAGAATTCTTTCCTGGTCTTTTATGGCCTTGGCTGTGGCAATGATGAATGGGAGGTATGATTTCAGGGCTTTCTCCTTGTACTTCCTGTGGAAGCTCACCTCATAGGAGCGGGCCTCGCGTTGAACGCTACCATTGCCATTGTTGGGGTCGGGTAAGGAGCTGCGTGAGATTAGGCACCATTTGAATTCTGTTCCGTCATAGATATCGACCAGCTCTTCGCCTTCCTCCATGCTGACAACCATCTTCTCAAAGGATTCATCCATGCTGCTGACTCGCAGGCGCTGCATATTGTTGTTGATGCGTGTTGCGAGGTACGCGCGCACCGCGTTGTAGACGTGGTTGTGGGACCATCCCTCATTCTCCTCGATGATAATTGTGTTCTGTGATGAAATCTGTGAACGCAGGTAGCTGAGGCCGGAAAACAGCACATCACGCACCTCATATGGGACCAGCTCATTCACGACGCTGCGAACCAACATCACAGATGCTGCAACGGACGCGGCGGTTGTGATGGCCTTCTTGTAGGACTCGATGGCCTTGTCGTAGGACGCCATGGTGAGCAACCTCTGGTTCTTCTTTCAATGAACTTATCTTCTTCTTTGCTGTTGGTAATGGTTCGGAA
Encoded proteins:
- the LOC102721080 gene encoding AAA-ATPase At3g50940-like; translated protein: MASYDKAIESYKKAITTAASVAASVMLVRSVVNELVPYEVRDVLFSGLSYLRSQISSQNTIIIEENEGWSHNHVYNAVRAYLATRINNNMQRLRVSSMDESFEKMVVSMEEGEELVDIYDGTEFKWCLISRSSLPDPNNGNGSVQREARSYEVSFHRKYKEKALKSYLPFIIATAKAIKDQERILQIYMNEYSDSWSPIDLHHPSTFDTLAMDQKLKQSIIDDLDRFIKRKDYYKRIGKAWKRGYLLYGPPGTGKSSLIAAMANHLKFDIYDLELTEVDSNSELRRLLVGMTNRSILVVEDIDCSIELKQREAGEECNKSNSTEEGKREEKVTLSGLLNFVDGLWSTSGEERIIVFTTNYKERLDPALLRPGRMDMHIHMGYCTPEAFRILASNYHSIDYHATYPEIEELIKEVMVTPAEVAEVLMRNDDTDIALLGLMELLKSKIKDANEIKIESKGDTKVTEENKDDKATEKQKDPSTDECT